One window of the Diospyros lotus cultivar Yz01 chromosome 12, ASM1463336v1, whole genome shotgun sequence genome contains the following:
- the LOC127814260 gene encoding protein arginine N-methyltransferase 5 isoform X3: MPQILSFNIDGGFDFVVSPLIDPSYRPSLSDSYNNGHVIPPFAGSDLVVSPSQWSSRVVGKISSWIDLDSEDQILQKDSEIALKQEIAWASHLSLQACLLPTPKGSSCANYARCVNQILQNLNNMQLWLRIPLEKCDDDATNGVSDHSNRGQIDSWETWNHFRLLCEHHNQLSIGLDVLCSLPSANSLGRWFGEPVRAAIIHTNSFLTNTRGYPCLSKRHQKLMTRFFNHSIQIVVSGAPVHNLPTGVLELDANHTDNHIDSIQRHPLRAYLDYVAYLYYKMEPLPDQERFELGYRDFLQSPLQPLMDNLEAQTYETFEKDTVKYLQYQRAISKALLDRISDEDASKITTVLMVVGAGRGPLVRASLQAAEETGRKLRVYAVEKNPNAIVTLHSLVKMEGWENIVTIVSSDMRCWDAPEKADILVSELLGSFGDNELSPECLDGAQRFLKQDGISVPSSYTSFIQPVTTSKLYNDVKSYKDLVHFETAYVVKLHHVARLAPTQPVFTFTHPDNSTTKCNQRYKKIQFEIPHDTGAVMVHGFAGYFDSMLYKDVHLGIEPSTATPNMFSWFPIFFPLRTPVCVQPGAPLEVHFWRRCGSSKVWYEWCVTKPTASPVHNSNGRSYWVGL, translated from the exons ATAGATCCTTCTTATCGGCCTAGCTTATCGGACAGTTACAACAATGGTCATGTGATACCACCATTTGCTGGGTCAGACTTAGTTGTAAGCCCTTCACAGTGGAGTAGTCGTGTAGTTG GAAAAATTAGCTCATGGATTGACCTGGATTCAGAAGATCAGATACTTCAGAAAGATTCTGAAATTGCACTAAAGCAAGAAATTGCTTGGGCATCTCATCTCTCTCTGCAG GCGTGTCTTCTTCCTACTCCTAAAGGTTCATCCTGTGCTAATTATGCTAGATGTGTGAATCAGATTCTACAGAATCTTAACAATATGCAG CTGTGGCTTAGAATTCCACTGGAGAAGTGTGATGATGATGCTACAAATGGGGTCTCCGATCATTCT AATAGAGGACAGATTGATTCATGGGAAACATGGAATCACTTCCGCCTTCTATGTGAACATCACAATCAGCTGTCAATTGGGCTTGATGTTTT GTGCTCACTGCCTTCAGCAAATTCACTTGGACGTTGGTTTGGAGAGCCTGTTAGAGCAGCGATAATTCAtacaaat TCTTTCCTAACAAATACTCGTGGATATCCATGTTTGTCAAAGCGCCACCAAAAACTCATGACTAGGTTTTTCAATCACTCAATACAG ATTGTAGTTTCAGGGGCACCAGTGCATAACCTTCCCACTGGAGTTTTGGAGTTGGATGCTAATCATACTGATAATCATATTGACA gtATTCAGAGACATCCCCTAAGAGCATATTTGGACTATGTTGCTTATCTATATTATAAAATGGAGCCCCTTCCTGACCAAGAACGTTTTGAG CTTGGTTACAGGGATTTCTTGCAGTCTCCTTTGCAA CCCCTCATGGATAACCTAGAAGCCCAAACATATGAAACATTTGAGAAGGATACAGTCAAATATCTCCAG TACCAAAGAGCAATCTCTAAAGCTTTGTTGGATAGAATTTCGGATGAGGATGCATCGAAAATAACCACT GTATTGATGGTTGTGGGCGCTGGACGGGGACCTCTTGTTAGAGCATCATTACAG GCGGCTGAAGAGACTGGACGGAAGTTGAGAGTTTATGCTGTAGAAAAGAATCCTAATGCAATCGTTACACTTCAT AGCTTGGTAAAAATGGAGGGCTGGGAAAACATTGTTACCATAGTCTCTAGTGACATGCGTTGTTGGGATGCTCCTGAGAAAGCCGACATTTTG GTTAGTGAGTTGTTGGGATCTTTTGGTGACAATGAGCTGTCACCTGAGTGTCTTGATGGAGCTCAGAGATTTCTGAAGCAGGACGGAATATCAGTGCCATCATC GTACACAAGTTTTATCCAACCAGTGACAACATCAAAATTGTACAATGAT GTTAAGTCATATAAAGATCTTGTGCATTTTGAAACTGCTTATGTTGTCAAACTACACCATGTTGCAAGGCTCGCTCCCACCCAACCA GTTTTCACATTTACACATCCAGATAATTCAACCACAAAGTGCAATCAGCGGTATAAAAAGATTCAGTTTGAGATACCCCATGACACTGGAGCGGTCATGGTTCATG GTTTTGCTGGTTATTTTGATTCAATGCTTTATAAAGATGTCCATCTTGGTATCGAGCCATCAACAGCAACGCCAAACATGTTCAGCTG GTTTCCAATCTTTTTTCCATTAAGGACTCCAGTGTGCGTACAACCAGGTGCTCCTTTAGAAGTTCACTTCTGGCGTCGTTGTGGTTCCTCTAAG
- the LOC127814260 gene encoding protein arginine N-methyltransferase 1.5 isoform X2 translates to MPLGERGDKSDSRYSGVETEFNDDMPQILSFNIDGGFDFVVSPLIDPSYRPSLSDSYNNGHVIPPFAGSDLVVSPSQWSSRVVGKISSWIDLDSEDQILQKDSEIALKQEIAWASHLSLQACLLPTPKGSSCANYARCVNQILQNLNNMQLWLRIPLEKCDDDATNGVSDHSNRGQIDSWETWNHFRLLCEHHNQLSIGLDVLCSLPSANSLGRWFGEPVRAAIIHTNSFLTNTRGYPCLSKRHQKLMTRFFNHSIQIVVSGAPVHNLPTGVLELDANHTDNHIDSIQRHPLRAYLDYVAYLYYKMEPLPDQERFELGYRDFLQSPLQPLMDNLEAQTYETFEKDTVKYLQYQRAISKALLDRISDEDASKITTVLMVVGAGRGPLVRASLQAAEETGRKLRVYAVEKNPNAIVTLHSLVKMEGWENIVTIVSSDMRCWDAPEKADILVSELLGSFGDNELSPECLDGAQRFLKQDGISVPSSYTSFIQPVTTSKLYNDVKSYKDLVHFETAYVVKLHHVARLAPTQPVFTFTHPDNSTTKCNQRYKKIQFEIPHDTGAVMVHGFAGYFDSMLYKDVHLGIEPSTATPNMFSWFPIFFPLRTPVCVQPGAPLEVHFWRRCGSSKLSSDNSCVDA, encoded by the exons ATAGATCCTTCTTATCGGCCTAGCTTATCGGACAGTTACAACAATGGTCATGTGATACCACCATTTGCTGGGTCAGACTTAGTTGTAAGCCCTTCACAGTGGAGTAGTCGTGTAGTTG GAAAAATTAGCTCATGGATTGACCTGGATTCAGAAGATCAGATACTTCAGAAAGATTCTGAAATTGCACTAAAGCAAGAAATTGCTTGGGCATCTCATCTCTCTCTGCAG GCGTGTCTTCTTCCTACTCCTAAAGGTTCATCCTGTGCTAATTATGCTAGATGTGTGAATCAGATTCTACAGAATCTTAACAATATGCAG CTGTGGCTTAGAATTCCACTGGAGAAGTGTGATGATGATGCTACAAATGGGGTCTCCGATCATTCT AATAGAGGACAGATTGATTCATGGGAAACATGGAATCACTTCCGCCTTCTATGTGAACATCACAATCAGCTGTCAATTGGGCTTGATGTTTT GTGCTCACTGCCTTCAGCAAATTCACTTGGACGTTGGTTTGGAGAGCCTGTTAGAGCAGCGATAATTCAtacaaat TCTTTCCTAACAAATACTCGTGGATATCCATGTTTGTCAAAGCGCCACCAAAAACTCATGACTAGGTTTTTCAATCACTCAATACAG ATTGTAGTTTCAGGGGCACCAGTGCATAACCTTCCCACTGGAGTTTTGGAGTTGGATGCTAATCATACTGATAATCATATTGACA gtATTCAGAGACATCCCCTAAGAGCATATTTGGACTATGTTGCTTATCTATATTATAAAATGGAGCCCCTTCCTGACCAAGAACGTTTTGAG CTTGGTTACAGGGATTTCTTGCAGTCTCCTTTGCAA CCCCTCATGGATAACCTAGAAGCCCAAACATATGAAACATTTGAGAAGGATACAGTCAAATATCTCCAG TACCAAAGAGCAATCTCTAAAGCTTTGTTGGATAGAATTTCGGATGAGGATGCATCGAAAATAACCACT GTATTGATGGTTGTGGGCGCTGGACGGGGACCTCTTGTTAGAGCATCATTACAG GCGGCTGAAGAGACTGGACGGAAGTTGAGAGTTTATGCTGTAGAAAAGAATCCTAATGCAATCGTTACACTTCAT AGCTTGGTAAAAATGGAGGGCTGGGAAAACATTGTTACCATAGTCTCTAGTGACATGCGTTGTTGGGATGCTCCTGAGAAAGCCGACATTTTG GTTAGTGAGTTGTTGGGATCTTTTGGTGACAATGAGCTGTCACCTGAGTGTCTTGATGGAGCTCAGAGATTTCTGAAGCAGGACGGAATATCAGTGCCATCATC GTACACAAGTTTTATCCAACCAGTGACAACATCAAAATTGTACAATGAT GTTAAGTCATATAAAGATCTTGTGCATTTTGAAACTGCTTATGTTGTCAAACTACACCATGTTGCAAGGCTCGCTCCCACCCAACCA GTTTTCACATTTACACATCCAGATAATTCAACCACAAAGTGCAATCAGCGGTATAAAAAGATTCAGTTTGAGATACCCCATGACACTGGAGCGGTCATGGTTCATG GTTTTGCTGGTTATTTTGATTCAATGCTTTATAAAGATGTCCATCTTGGTATCGAGCCATCAACAGCAACGCCAAACATGTTCAGCTG GTTTCCAATCTTTTTTCCATTAAGGACTCCAGTGTGCGTACAACCAGGTGCTCCTTTAGAAGTTCACTTCTGGCGTCGTTGTGGTTCCTCTAAG